One window from the genome of Eriocheir sinensis breed Jianghai 21 chromosome 15, ASM2467909v1, whole genome shotgun sequence encodes:
- the LOC126998882 gene encoding serine/threonine-protein kinase unc-51-like isoform X1 encodes MEVVGDYEYSTKDLIGHGAFAVVFKGRHRQKPGLTVAIKSITKKNIAKSQNLLSKEIKILKELTELHHENVVALLDCKETANHVYLVMEYCNGGDLADYLQAKGTLSEDTIRFFLRQMAESMRALYGKGIVHRDLKPQNILLAHAGKPNPPPHLITLKIADFGFARFLQDGVMAATLCGSPMYMAPEVIMSIQYDAKADLWSLGTIVFQCLVGKAPFHAQTPQALKQFYEKNANLAPRIPSGTSPELVDLLNGLLKRNAKDRMDFETFFNHPFIRMGDPAPQKPVASTPASATASSPPATAPKTVGRAGAFAHPAQPSPSPPAANLPPSPEDLRMSVEQRSGGGPELPAATVPRPTPVPRASSAQQQEEAEDFVMVPAQLPNEPEPSRIPQGWSGRILAKQGGGIYQKNPPQYGPLTPQLASSPRPSHLPVQGGSSGSTHSSSSSESCRSGEPVPVPSQRATFHQMTSSGSSDQIQQPESPRHPQGASPIRPSPPPRSQPINMRRVSDHKAPDLSSLSPPAVQFTIGDPPMGGRRRSTSGSSYSTTPPTNIAATTVAGNTPSGRLTPSNSPLRQSGRRTPPFLPPQLFSAPPMLPPILGSPTKLGLGGQDNPAGDICGNTTNLPLAHRAITLPEMTSVSRDLTMGSAQDMSVESASLQRSRTESHLLEWQHAHHATSPPHGARQLVQYGQSAPPSFLFQGGGHTEGHDTVAFYAPPLHQETLMEKEHNETLAKLNFVLALVDCILELARSRSAPITALTQNTTMRESVSAGSPRESETSPVAAPPPEWQRRAEQLVLYMRALQLLNSALTLAKHEKSTSRLQPSNAVKNVVGVLNERFRQALNVCKDLSSAGPVSAIDSKTSTITADRLIYNYAIEMCQSAALDELFGKPEECFRRYQTAQILLHALAQQVAHDSDRSLLTRYKQAVERRLFLLHEQGIVHAYNTNEA; translated from the exons gAGTTGACGGAGCTGCATCACGAAAATGTGGTGGCGCTGCTCGACTGCAAG GAGACGGCCAATCACGTGTACCTGGTGATGGAG taCTGCAATGGCGGGGATCTCGCGGACTACCTCCAGG CCAAGGGAACGCTCAGTGAGGACACCATCAGGTTCTTCCTCCGACAGATGG CCGAGTCGATGCGGGCGCTGTATGGGAAGGGCATCGTGCATCGAGACCTCAAGCCTCAGAACATCCTCCTGGCACACGCCGGGAAGCCCAACCCACCGCCACACCTAATCACGCTGAAGATCG CGGACTTTGGATTCGCGAGGTTCCTTCAAGATGGCGTGATGGCCGCAACACTATGCGGTTCCCCAATGTACATGGCGCCCGAGGTGATCATGTCTATTCAGTACGACGCCAAGGCTGACCTGTGGTCTCTTGGTACCATTGTATTCCAGTGTCTCGTGGGCAAGGCGCCCTTCCACGCCCAGACCCCCCAGGCCCTCAAGCAATTCTACGAGAAGAACGCCAATCTTGCCCCAAG AATACCCTCTGGTACATCACCTGAGTTGGTCGACCTCCTAAATGGACTGTTGAAGAGAAATGCCAAGGATCGGATGGACTTTGAAACTTTCTTCAACCATCCATTCATCCGCATGGGTGATCCCGCACCCCAGAAGCCTGTTGCCTCCACTCCAGcttcagccacagcctcctccccACCTGCCACTGCACCCAAAACTGTGGGTCGTGCTGGAGCCTTTGCCCACCCAGCCCAGCCCTCTCCAAGTCCTCCTGCTG CcaaccttcctccttcacctgaaGACTTGAGGATGAGTGTGGAGCAGCGCAGTGGGGGTGGTCCTGAGCTGCCTGCAGCCACTGTCCCCCGGCCCACCCCTGTGCCAAGGGCTTCTAGTgcccagcagcaggaggaggctgAAGATTTTGTTATGGTGCCTGCACAACTTCCCAATGAACCAGAGCCATCAAGGAtccctcaagg GTGGAGTGGTCGCATTTTAGCCAAACAAGGTGGAGGGATTTATCAGAAGAACCCTCCCCAATATGGTCCCCTCACACCTCAGTTGGCCTCCTCCCCTCGGCCATCACACCTACCCGTTCAAG GTGGCAGCAGTGGTAGCACACACTCCAGCAGCAGCAGTGAGTCATGTCGGTCTGGAGAGCCAGTACCAGTGCCTTCCCAGCGAGCCACCTTCCACCAAATGACCTCCTCAGGCTCCTCTGATCAGATTCAACAGCCAGAGTCCCCAAGACATCCACAGGGAGCCTCCCCCATTcgaccttcccctccacctcgcTCTCAGCCCATCAACATGCGTCGGGTATCTGACCACAAAGCTCCAGACCTGTCATCCCTCTCCCCACCAGCA GTCCAATTCACCATCGGAGACCCTCCCATGGGTGGGCGGCGACGATCCACATCAGGAAGCTCCTACTCCACTACACCCCCCACCAACATTGCCGCCACCACTGTTGCAG GCAACACCCCAAGCGGCCGCCTCACCCCCAGCAACTCCCCCCTCCGTCAGTCTGGCCGCCGTACTCCCCCTTTCTTGCCCCCTCAGCTATTCTCTGCCCCTCCTATGCTGCCCCCTATCCTGGGCTCTCCCACTAAGCTAGGGTTGGGAGGTCAGGACAACCCTGCTGGAGACATCTGTGGTAATACGACCAACCTGCCTCTGGCCCACCGTGCCATCACTCTCCCTGAGATGACCTCTGTCTCCCGTGACCTCACGATGG GAAGTGCCCAAGACATGAGTGTGGAAAGTGCCAGCTTGCAACGGTCCCGGACAGAGTCACATTTGCTAGAGTGGCAGCATGCACACCATGCCACCAGCCCTCCTCATGGTGCCAGACAGCTGGTGCAGTATGGCCAGTCTGCaccaccttctttcctcttccaggGTGGTGGCCATACAGAGGGTCATGACACAGTAGCTTTCTATGCACCTCCTCTCCACCAAGAGACTTTAATGGAG AAAGAGCACAACGAAACCCTGGCCAAGCTCAACTTTGTGTTGGCGCTGGTGGACTGCATCCTGGAGCTGGCCCGCTCACGGTCAGCCCCCATCACAGCCCTCACCCAGAACACTACCATGAGGGAATCTGTGTCTGCAG GTTCTCCCCGTGAGTCTGAAACCTCCCCTGTGGCAGCCCCCCCACCAGAGTGGCAGAGAAGAGCAGAGCAGTTGGTGTTGTACATGAGGGCCCTTCAGCTGCTCAACTCAGCCCTTACTCTTGCCAAGCATGAGAAATCAACAAGTCGGCTGCAGCCTTCCAATGCAGTGAAGAATG TGGTTGGTGTATTGAATGAGAGGTTCCGGCAGGCGCTGAATGTATGTAAAGATCTTAGCAGCGCTGGACCAGTTTCTGCAATTGACTCAAAAACTTCGACTATTACTGCAGACAGATTGATATATAACTATGCTATTGAAATG TGTCAGAGTGCAGCCCTTGATGAGCTCTTTGGCAAGCCTGAGGAGTGTTTCAGAAGGTACCAGACAGCCCAGATCCTCCTCCATGCTCTGGCCCAGCAGGTGGCCCATGACTCTGACCGCTCCTTATTGACACGCTACAAGCAAGCCGTTGAGAGgcggctcttcctcctccatgagcAAGGGATTGTTCATGCTTACAACACCAACGAGGCGTAA
- the LOC126998882 gene encoding serine/threonine-protein kinase unc-51-like isoform X2, translating to MEVVGDYEYSTKDLIGHGAFAVVFKGRHRQKPGLTVAIKSITKKNIAKSQNLLSKEIKILKELTELHHENVVALLDCKETANHVYLVMEYCNGGDLADYLQAKGTLSEDTIRFFLRQMAESMRALYGKGIVHRDLKPQNILLAHAGKPNPPPHLITLKIADFGFARFLQDGVMAATLCGSPMYMAPEVIMSIQYDAKADLWSLGTIVFQCLVGKAPFHAQTPQALKQFYEKNANLAPRIPSGTSPELVDLLNGLLKRNAKDRMDFETFFNHPFIRMGDPAPQKPVASTPASATASSPPATAPKTVGRAGAFAHPAQPSPSPPAANLPPSPEDLRMSVEQRSGGGPELPAATVPRPTPVPRASSAQQQEEAEDFVMVPAQLPNEPEPSRIPQGWSGRILAKQGGGIYQKNPPQYGPLTPQLASSPRPSHLPVQGGSSGSTHSSSSSESCRSGEPVPVPSQRATFHQMTSSGSSDQIQQPESPRHPQGASPIRPSPPPRSQPINMRRVSDHKAPDLSSLSPPAVQFTIGDPPMGGRRRSTSGSSYSTTPPTNIAATTVAGSAQDMSVESASLQRSRTESHLLEWQHAHHATSPPHGARQLVQYGQSAPPSFLFQGGGHTEGHDTVAFYAPPLHQETLMEKEHNETLAKLNFVLALVDCILELARSRSAPITALTQNTTMRESVSAGSPRESETSPVAAPPPEWQRRAEQLVLYMRALQLLNSALTLAKHEKSTSRLQPSNAVKNVVGVLNERFRQALNVCKDLSSAGPVSAIDSKTSTITADRLIYNYAIEMCQSAALDELFGKPEECFRRYQTAQILLHALAQQVAHDSDRSLLTRYKQAVERRLFLLHEQGIVHAYNTNEA from the exons gAGTTGACGGAGCTGCATCACGAAAATGTGGTGGCGCTGCTCGACTGCAAG GAGACGGCCAATCACGTGTACCTGGTGATGGAG taCTGCAATGGCGGGGATCTCGCGGACTACCTCCAGG CCAAGGGAACGCTCAGTGAGGACACCATCAGGTTCTTCCTCCGACAGATGG CCGAGTCGATGCGGGCGCTGTATGGGAAGGGCATCGTGCATCGAGACCTCAAGCCTCAGAACATCCTCCTGGCACACGCCGGGAAGCCCAACCCACCGCCACACCTAATCACGCTGAAGATCG CGGACTTTGGATTCGCGAGGTTCCTTCAAGATGGCGTGATGGCCGCAACACTATGCGGTTCCCCAATGTACATGGCGCCCGAGGTGATCATGTCTATTCAGTACGACGCCAAGGCTGACCTGTGGTCTCTTGGTACCATTGTATTCCAGTGTCTCGTGGGCAAGGCGCCCTTCCACGCCCAGACCCCCCAGGCCCTCAAGCAATTCTACGAGAAGAACGCCAATCTTGCCCCAAG AATACCCTCTGGTACATCACCTGAGTTGGTCGACCTCCTAAATGGACTGTTGAAGAGAAATGCCAAGGATCGGATGGACTTTGAAACTTTCTTCAACCATCCATTCATCCGCATGGGTGATCCCGCACCCCAGAAGCCTGTTGCCTCCACTCCAGcttcagccacagcctcctccccACCTGCCACTGCACCCAAAACTGTGGGTCGTGCTGGAGCCTTTGCCCACCCAGCCCAGCCCTCTCCAAGTCCTCCTGCTG CcaaccttcctccttcacctgaaGACTTGAGGATGAGTGTGGAGCAGCGCAGTGGGGGTGGTCCTGAGCTGCCTGCAGCCACTGTCCCCCGGCCCACCCCTGTGCCAAGGGCTTCTAGTgcccagcagcaggaggaggctgAAGATTTTGTTATGGTGCCTGCACAACTTCCCAATGAACCAGAGCCATCAAGGAtccctcaagg GTGGAGTGGTCGCATTTTAGCCAAACAAGGTGGAGGGATTTATCAGAAGAACCCTCCCCAATATGGTCCCCTCACACCTCAGTTGGCCTCCTCCCCTCGGCCATCACACCTACCCGTTCAAG GTGGCAGCAGTGGTAGCACACACTCCAGCAGCAGCAGTGAGTCATGTCGGTCTGGAGAGCCAGTACCAGTGCCTTCCCAGCGAGCCACCTTCCACCAAATGACCTCCTCAGGCTCCTCTGATCAGATTCAACAGCCAGAGTCCCCAAGACATCCACAGGGAGCCTCCCCCATTcgaccttcccctccacctcgcTCTCAGCCCATCAACATGCGTCGGGTATCTGACCACAAAGCTCCAGACCTGTCATCCCTCTCCCCACCAGCA GTCCAATTCACCATCGGAGACCCTCCCATGGGTGGGCGGCGACGATCCACATCAGGAAGCTCCTACTCCACTACACCCCCCACCAACATTGCCGCCACCACTGTTGCAG GAAGTGCCCAAGACATGAGTGTGGAAAGTGCCAGCTTGCAACGGTCCCGGACAGAGTCACATTTGCTAGAGTGGCAGCATGCACACCATGCCACCAGCCCTCCTCATGGTGCCAGACAGCTGGTGCAGTATGGCCAGTCTGCaccaccttctttcctcttccaggGTGGTGGCCATACAGAGGGTCATGACACAGTAGCTTTCTATGCACCTCCTCTCCACCAAGAGACTTTAATGGAG AAAGAGCACAACGAAACCCTGGCCAAGCTCAACTTTGTGTTGGCGCTGGTGGACTGCATCCTGGAGCTGGCCCGCTCACGGTCAGCCCCCATCACAGCCCTCACCCAGAACACTACCATGAGGGAATCTGTGTCTGCAG GTTCTCCCCGTGAGTCTGAAACCTCCCCTGTGGCAGCCCCCCCACCAGAGTGGCAGAGAAGAGCAGAGCAGTTGGTGTTGTACATGAGGGCCCTTCAGCTGCTCAACTCAGCCCTTACTCTTGCCAAGCATGAGAAATCAACAAGTCGGCTGCAGCCTTCCAATGCAGTGAAGAATG TGGTTGGTGTATTGAATGAGAGGTTCCGGCAGGCGCTGAATGTATGTAAAGATCTTAGCAGCGCTGGACCAGTTTCTGCAATTGACTCAAAAACTTCGACTATTACTGCAGACAGATTGATATATAACTATGCTATTGAAATG TGTCAGAGTGCAGCCCTTGATGAGCTCTTTGGCAAGCCTGAGGAGTGTTTCAGAAGGTACCAGACAGCCCAGATCCTCCTCCATGCTCTGGCCCAGCAGGTGGCCCATGACTCTGACCGCTCCTTATTGACACGCTACAAGCAAGCCGTTGAGAGgcggctcttcctcctccatgagcAAGGGATTGTTCATGCTTACAACACCAACGAGGCGTAA